A window from Sphingobacterium hotanense encodes these proteins:
- a CDS encoding DUF5007 domain-containing protein, whose protein sequence is MKRIYKAALSCVLLAMLVLAGCKKVDVGYLSDNIRYGSNPVVAERGVFKIVTGIIPDNSTPPFKITVLDVRNKATGQREESFFKPSEITVWKEKYDPKTDTTLALIDAKRTKEMRLPLQVIEKSGQLMFTQATEGVPVGEYLLDLKIENPNGTKEYKGITTIKINDPLLYEHVNAPYFILVDPKDGSSKRYPHDVDWFDISKQQSANMTFKVTRDANGPNQVILKVYDKNGAVFPGKALERRPNGDSFLNTMATFAYKTTVTETSVIHDYAQARFPDVYWDSQPNNILCYYRIYDKYIESVDYVDTWDPPYKITYQTDPKSYILQMRFGMKFNLPGTYLVEMHLTATKKAGVN, encoded by the coding sequence ATGAAAAGAATATATAAAGCGGCTTTATCTTGCGTTTTGCTTGCTATGCTGGTTTTAGCCGGTTGTAAGAAGGTGGATGTAGGATACTTGAGCGATAACATCCGTTATGGGTCTAACCCTGTTGTTGCGGAGCGTGGGGTTTTTAAAATAGTTACGGGTATTATTCCGGACAACTCAACTCCACCATTTAAGATTACCGTTCTCGATGTTCGAAATAAGGCAACGGGACAACGTGAAGAATCCTTCTTCAAACCTTCGGAAATTACGGTTTGGAAGGAGAAGTATGATCCGAAGACGGATACGACCTTAGCATTGATTGATGCGAAGCGCACAAAAGAGATGCGCCTTCCTTTACAAGTAATTGAGAAGAGCGGCCAATTGATGTTTACTCAAGCGACCGAGGGTGTTCCTGTTGGTGAGTATTTATTGGATTTGAAGATTGAGAATCCGAATGGTACGAAAGAATATAAAGGTATTACAACAATAAAAATCAATGATCCTTTATTGTATGAGCATGTTAATGCACCATATTTCATTCTTGTAGATCCTAAGGATGGTTCGAGCAAACGTTATCCTCATGATGTGGATTGGTTCGATATTTCGAAACAACAGAGTGCGAACATGACCTTTAAGGTTACTAGAGATGCAAATGGCCCGAACCAGGTTATTCTGAAAGTATATGATAAGAATGGTGCGGTATTCCCTGGAAAAGCTTTAGAACGTAGACCTAATGGTGATTCGTTCTTAAATACGATGGCAACTTTTGCGTATAAGACAACCGTAACGGAGACTTCTGTTATCCATGATTATGCACAGGCTCGTTTCCCTGATGTGTATTGGGATTCTCAACCGAATAATATCTTATGTTATTATCGTATCTACGATAAGTACATTGAATCTGTTGACTATGTAGACACCTGGGATCCACCGTATAAGATTACTTATCAGACAGATCCTAAATCATACATCCTTCAGATGAGATTTGGAATGAAGTTTAATTTGCCAGGAACTTATTTAGTTGAAATGCATTTAACAGCGACTAAGAAGGCTGGAGTAAACTAA
- a CDS encoding RagB/SusD family nutrient uptake outer membrane protein → MKTRNIIRSIAGICLLATSSMFVSCEKELENVLKNDTYGNVYWKNAGDVEGALNGAYGLFRNAINTNQAFFIWGDAPIGKFVTNDGTNHSEIFNSGSFVTPYRETGVHNWTNWYRIIDVANLVITKTPEIPDASFAQGQKNYLLGQAYYMRALAYFYMTRVWGDLPLQTKPTQTADDAEQKGANPSDEILKLVVSDAQKASSLMTWASVDESGRRRGNKGAALALLAHATAFQNDYAKTLVYADSVINQTANYSLLPGGNVRDVFKNATARENIFVITQKDSEIESSGYNPDVVGVFSANLTFTTTSNLTYPGFPYAVPNYYVDQSRLSRLYSDAADLRRDDFFVKFDDGPVTVDNSAITARYAMRKYSNFVFKNSTGLGNLRAESNIVIFRLADLILLKSEALLNLKRSGEARDALNQIKLRAGISQASTAMDDRSLYTEILMERQRELIGEGHNYFDLVRNIWKKKSEAEFPFSSSSLIYWSLARGANGSDRLALKGFYFPIHNSNLNSNKDLTQIPYWMGKY, encoded by the coding sequence ATGAAAACAAGAAATATAATACGATCAATTGCAGGTATCTGTTTGCTAGCAACGAGCAGCATGTTCGTTTCCTGCGAGAAAGAACTTGAGAACGTTTTAAAAAACGATACATACGGTAATGTGTACTGGAAAAATGCGGGTGATGTTGAAGGGGCGTTGAATGGTGCTTATGGACTTTTCCGTAATGCAATTAATACCAATCAAGCATTCTTCATTTGGGGTGATGCGCCGATTGGTAAGTTTGTGACCAACGACGGAACAAACCATTCGGAGATTTTCAATAGCGGTAGTTTTGTGACCCCATATCGTGAAACAGGCGTCCATAATTGGACCAATTGGTATAGAATTATCGATGTCGCGAATTTGGTCATTACAAAGACACCGGAAATTCCGGATGCGAGTTTTGCACAAGGTCAAAAGAACTATTTATTGGGCCAGGCCTATTATATGCGTGCCTTGGCTTATTTCTACATGACCAGAGTTTGGGGCGATTTACCGTTGCAGACCAAGCCTACGCAAACGGCTGATGATGCTGAACAAAAAGGAGCAAATCCAAGCGATGAGATTTTAAAATTGGTAGTTTCGGATGCACAGAAGGCCTCTTCCTTGATGACCTGGGCGTCTGTAGACGAGTCGGGAAGAAGAAGAGGGAACAAAGGCGCAGCCTTGGCATTATTGGCACATGCAACGGCTTTCCAGAATGACTATGCAAAGACCTTGGTTTATGCTGATTCTGTGATCAATCAAACGGCAAACTACTCACTATTGCCAGGAGGAAATGTACGTGATGTGTTTAAAAATGCAACAGCTAGAGAGAATATATTTGTCATTACTCAGAAAGACAGCGAAATAGAATCTTCTGGGTATAACCCAGATGTTGTAGGCGTCTTCTCAGCGAACTTAACTTTTACAACGACAAGTAATTTAACATATCCTGGATTCCCCTACGCTGTTCCTAATTACTATGTGGATCAATCTCGACTAAGCCGCTTGTATAGCGATGCCGCAGATTTACGTCGTGATGATTTCTTTGTAAAATTTGATGATGGTCCCGTTACGGTTGATAACAGTGCGATTACGGCTCGTTACGCGATGCGTAAATACAGCAATTTCGTATTTAAAAATTCGACGGGTCTAGGAAACTTGCGTGCCGAAAGCAATATTGTGATTTTTCGTCTAGCAGATTTGATTCTGTTAAAATCTGAAGCCCTTCTTAATTTGAAGCGTTCTGGGGAAGCACGAGATGCCCTAAACCAAATTAAATTGCGCGCGGGTATTAGTCAAGCTAGCACTGCAATGGATGATCGTAGCTTATATACCGAAATTCTTATGGAAAGACAACGTGAATTGATCGGTGAGGGACATAATTATTTTGACCTTGTTCGTAATATTTGGAAGAAGAAGAGCGAAGCAGAATTTCCTTTTAGCTCATCTTCGTTAATCTATTGGAGTTTAGCACGTGGAGCAAATGGTTCTGATCGTTTGGCCTTGAAGGGTTTTTACTTCCCTATTCACAATAGTAACTTGAATTCGAATAAAGATCTGACGCAGATTCCTTATTGGATGGGTAAATATTAA
- the dapF gene encoding diaminopimelate epimerase, which produces MNKEIKFYKYQGAGNDFVLIDNRNLAFNAADNDLIKQLCDRRFGIGGDGLMLLQDTKNFDFEMLYYNADGREGTMCGNGGRCLVAFARDLDIIQTNTAFLAVDGPHEAEIHDNQVNLGMIPVTEYQMDGEAYVLNTGSPHYVQFVDNLNQINMFKEGYAIRNNATYAEKGINVNFIEKEGEGYFVRTFERGVEDETYACGTGAVASAMSVALKEGRDGDFNIPIRVLGGQLYVSFHKAGNSFSKVFLTGPAIQVFKGSITL; this is translated from the coding sequence ATGAACAAAGAAATCAAATTTTATAAATATCAAGGTGCCGGGAATGACTTTGTCTTAATTGATAACCGAAATCTCGCTTTTAATGCCGCTGACAACGATTTGATAAAACAACTATGTGATCGTCGTTTTGGTATTGGGGGCGACGGCCTGATGCTGCTTCAAGATACAAAAAATTTCGACTTTGAAATGCTTTATTACAATGCTGATGGTAGAGAGGGCACCATGTGCGGCAATGGAGGCCGTTGCTTAGTAGCCTTTGCACGAGATCTCGACATCATCCAAACAAACACTGCCTTTTTGGCAGTAGATGGGCCGCATGAAGCAGAGATTCATGACAACCAAGTCAATCTAGGAATGATTCCCGTGACTGAGTACCAAATGGATGGCGAGGCTTATGTGCTCAACACAGGCTCGCCACACTACGTTCAGTTTGTAGACAACCTGAACCAGATCAACATGTTCAAAGAGGGGTATGCAATCCGTAATAATGCGACCTATGCAGAGAAGGGCATCAATGTCAATTTTATTGAGAAAGAAGGCGAAGGGTATTTCGTGCGTACTTTCGAACGCGGAGTAGAGGATGAAACTTATGCTTGCGGCACAGGAGCCGTTGCTTCGGCCATGAGCGTAGCTTTGAAAGAAGGGAGGGATGGTGATTTCAATATCCCAATTCGGGTATTAGGAGGACAGCTCTACGTCTCATTTCATAAAGCAGGCAATTCCTTCAGCAAGGTGTTCTTAACAGGACCGGCAATTCAGGTTTTCAAAGGAAGTATTACCCTATAA